From a region of the Apteryx mantelli isolate bAptMan1 chromosome 20, bAptMan1.hap1, whole genome shotgun sequence genome:
- the LOC136993730 gene encoding olfactory receptor 226-like, producing MSFDRYVAICQPLHYAAIMKQQLCSYLVGAGWVIGFTLSSYHLVLLSKLTFCGPNKIQHFFCDNSPLFKLSCSDTSLLWKADSVLLSFVVLGSLCLILVSYMCIFHCILHMPSASGRKKAFATCSSHLTALAIAYGSCIVLYAQPTEEVSLETNTVVALLNTVGVRVIRLGTFGVVTERVGVGKHGFLTVHRPVFRLSKTIAEVHGLTYDKAYAPGKKTG from the exons atgtcctttgaccgctatgttgccatctgccaacctttgcattatgctgccatcatgaagcagcagctctgctcctacctggttggtgctgggtgggtcataggcttcacactctcgagttaccacctggtcctgctctcaaagctgaccttctgtggccccaacaagatccagcattttttttgtgacaactcccccttattcaaactctcctgctctgacaccagcctgctttggaaagcagactccgttttgttatcttttgtagtgctgggttccttatgtttaatcctggtgtcctacatgtgcatcttccactgtattctgcacatgccatcagcatctgggaggaagaaagcttttgctacatgttcttcccatctcactgccttagccatcgcatacggaagctgcattgttctctatgcacagcccacagaagaggtttccttggagaccaacacagttgtagctttgctgaacactgtc ggagtgagagttattcggcttgggacctttggtgttgtaactgaacgagttggtgttgggaagcatggtttcctgACTGTTCACAGACCCGTGTTCCGTCTTTCGaagactattgcagaggttcacggcctcacctatgataaggcctatgctcctggtaagaagacaggctga